One segment of Vicia villosa cultivar HV-30 ecotype Madison, WI unplaced genomic scaffold, Vvil1.0 ctg.002683F_1_1, whole genome shotgun sequence DNA contains the following:
- the LOC131639529 gene encoding protein SULFUR DEFICIENCY-INDUCED 1-like, whose product MEGISVLKKGSKAKKDDLYHVIHKVPFGDSPYVKAKHAQLVDKDPEAAIVYFWKAINVGDKVDSALKDMAVVMKQLDRTEEAIEAIKSFRGLCSKHSQESLDNVLLDLYKKCGRVEEQIDLLKRKLRLIYQGEAFNGRTTKTARSHGKKFQVSIKQETARLLGNLGWAYMQKTNYMMAEVVFKKAQMIDADANKALNLALCLMRQSRYEEAYSVLEQVLQGKLQGSDEIKSQNRADELLIELNANLPQPKFMDDLGLDDDLVKGIDGLLNVWSPIRSRRLPIFEEISSFRDQLAC is encoded by the exons ATGGAAGGAATTAGTGTTTTGAAGAAAGGTTCTAAGGCAAAGAAAGATGATCTTTACCATGTTATCCATAAGGTTCCTTTTGGAGATAGTCCTTATGTCAAAGCCAAACATGCTCAG TTGGTGGATAAAGATCCAGAAGCAGCTATAGTGTACTTTTGGAAGGCTATTAATGTTGGTGACAAAGTGGATAGTGCTTTGAAGGATATGGCTGTTGTGATGAAGCAATTAGATAGAACTGAAGAAGCTATTGAGGCCATCAAATCTTTTAGAGGTCTTTGCTCTAAACATTCTCAAGAATCACTTGACAATGTTCTTCTTGATCTTTATAAG AAATGTGGAAGAGTAGAGGAGCAAATTGACTTATTGAAAAGAAAACTAAGACTTATCTATCAAGGAGAGGCCTTTAATGGAAGGACAACAAAGACTGCTCGTTCTCATGGGAAAAAGTTCCAAGTTTCAATCAAGCAAGAAACTGCAAGATTATTG GGAAACTTGGGCTGGGCCTACATGCAAAAGACAAACTACATGATGGCTGAGGTAGTTTTCAAGAAAGCCCAAATGATAGATGCTGATGCCAACAAGGCTTTAAACTTGGCCTTATGCTTAATGAGGCAATCTCGTTATGAAGAAGCCTATTCAGTTCTTGAACAAGTTTTGCAAGGAAAGCTTCAAGGTTCTGATGAAATCAAGTCTCAAAATAGAGCTGATGAATTGCTTATAGAATTGAATGCAAACTTGCCACAACCTAAGTTTATGGATGATTTAGGTCTTGATGATGATCTTGTCAAGGGAATTGATGGGTTGCTTAATGTATGGAGCCCAATTAGATCAAGAAGACTTCCAATCTTTGAGGAAATATCTTCCTTTAGGGATCAATTGGCATGTTAA